A portion of the Lolium rigidum isolate FL_2022 chromosome 1, APGP_CSIRO_Lrig_0.1, whole genome shotgun sequence genome contains these proteins:
- the LOC124684295 gene encoding putative disease resistance protein RGA4: MAVVVATMVVEPLVKIIVEKASNNLLDQYKVMKGMEKQRDILNRSLLAILDVITVAEQAASHKEGVKAWLEAIKKVAYQANKVFDEFKYEVLRREAKRNGQYKELGFDVVKLFPTHNRFIFRNRMGRKLWKIVKAIEVLVTEMSTFHFQRQQQPPVSNQWRETDHDIFDLKEITNQSRAKDNKNIVDILVGQANNPFLTVVPIVGMGGLGKTTLAQLVYNEPEIQKHFDFLVWVGVSDAFDVDSLAKSIIEAVPEKKVGREATHSKTPLDSLQNVVTGQRYLLVLDDIWKQQVHIWEHLIARLQHGGRGSVVLTTTRDEGMAEILGTTEAYNLAALDDTFIKEIIETRAFSHLHKEEQRPAVLVNMVGEIVKRCVGSPLAAAALGFVLRTKTSEEEWKAISSRSNIYTEESGILPVLKLSYNVLPSRMKQCFAFCAIFPKGYVIDVDKLIQLWIAHGFIVQENQVCLETVGKQIFRELASRSFFQNVKQVKGTVRETEHMGVCYSITTCQIYDLMHDVAMSVMEKECAFATEEPSMLKSVVVTKERSQSEWLPNTARKLFLSCQKPERKLNRSLKNSSATIQTLMCDIPLSSSLQHQSKYSSLQALQLRLHIPSFPLNPNHLHVLRYLDLSRSSIRAVPEDMSTLYNLQTLNLSGCKLLGGLPRQMKYMTALRHVYTQCCPALKSMPQDLRKLTSLQTLTCFVAGSGSDCSKVGELGHLNLGGQLELSSLENVTEKDAAAANLMEKKEIRELTLKWTRRLYYTSSNVNDARVLEKLKPHEGLYAIRIHSYGATTFPMTLARLPNIGEIHLFNCSRLKWLFNRHNDTSFAFPNLKELTLEDLDSLERWWDTDDDTMQGDEIMFPLLEKLYITGCGKLKKLPGRPTFPNLQNASLHRCQELTTTAKSPKLSALNMEGREGQLLLWVARHKTSLTNLELSNIEGGGTDEQHLMEKTMAEHTLREVLDGKEKWNYLDFPLAVLVLKYFNSDVIELCACFVHLQDLSIYWCFALVYWPEKEFEGLVSLRRLRIDRCSELTGYRQAPAESSTSSQTKQLLPGLESLTIWCCGSLVEVFSIPPSLRRMKISGCSKLKSNFGRRVQQAHSALSIHHGSSNIQEVSSLSSPEAWVEHLEELKLDMCDGLTGVLHLSPSLKEIDIRRCDGLTSLESCSGELPLLELLKLRDCNTLSSLPDGPQAYSSLQRLTITECLGMKTLPTSLQQRLGSMQEEDIDAHHYGIDADVPIPNLLKPKTWKYAISRY; this comes from the exons ATGGCGGTGGTTGTGGCCACCATGGTGGTTGAACCACTGGTCAAAATCATCGTGGAGAAGGCATCCAACAACCTCCTCGACCAGTACAAAGTGATGAAGGGCATGGAGAAGCAGCGTGATATCCTGAACCGCAGCTTGTTAGCCATCTTGGACGTCATCACTGTCGCCGAGCAGGCGGCATCGCACAAAGAAGGTGTCAAGGCTTGGCTCGAGGCCATCAAGAAAGTAGCTTACCAGGCGAATAAAGTCTTTGATGAGTTCAAGTACGAGGTGCTTCGTCGCGAAGCCAAGAGGAATGGACAATACAAGGAGCTTGGCTTCGATGTGGTAAAACTCTTTCCCACTCACAACCGTTTCATATTCCGTAACAGGATGGGAAGAAAGCTCTGGAAAATTGTGAAGGCCATCGAGGTCCTTGTGACTGAAATGAGTACCTTTCACTTTCAGCGTCAACAACAACCCCCTGTATCCAACCAGTGGCGAGAGACGGATCATGATATCTTTGATCTAAAGGAAATCACCAATCAAtccagagccaaagataataaaaATATTGTTGACATACTAGTTGGCCAAGCTAACAATCCATTTCTCACAGTTGTTCCCATCGTTGGAATGGGGGGTCTGGGCAAGACCACATTAGCACAGCTTGTTTATAATGAACCTGAAATTCAGAAGCACTTCGATTTTCTGGTATGGGTGGGTGTCTCTGATGCCTTTGATGTGGATTCTCTAGCTAAAAGTATAATTGAGGCAGTTCCCGAGAAGAAGGTTGGTAGAGAAGCAACTCATAGTAAGACACCGCTAGATAGCCTTCAAAATGTTGTGACTGGGCAAAGGTACCTCCTTGTGTTGGATGATATCTGGAAACAACAGGTTCATATCTGGGAACATCTCATAGCCCGACTTCAACATGGTGGCAGGGGTAGTGTGGTCTTGACTACAACTCGTGATGAAGGAATGGCTGAAATATTGGGCACTACTGAAGCTTATAATCTCGCAGCTTTGGACGATACATTTATCAAAGAAATCATCGAGACAAGAGCATTCAGCCATTTGCACAAGGAAGAGCAAAGGCCTGCTGTGTTGGTGAATATGGTTGGTGAGATTGTCAAGAGATGTGTTGGTTCTCCTTTAGCTGCAGCAGCACTGGGCTTTGTACTCCGCACCAAGACCAGTGAGGAAGAATGGAAAGCTATTTCAAGCAGAAGCAACATTTACACCGAGGAGTCTGGAATCTTACCAGTACTCAAACTCAGCTACAATGTGTTGCCGTCGCGTATGAAACAATGCTTTGCCTTTTGTGCTATATTCCCCAAAGGCTACGTGATTGATGTGGACAAGCTAATTCAACTATGGATTGCACATGGGTTTATTGTCCAAGAAAATCAAGTTTGTCTTGAAACTGTTGGCAAACAAATATTTAGAGAGCTAGCTTCAAGGTCATTCTTCCAGAATGTGAAACAAGTCAAAGGCACAGTCCGGGAAACTGAACACATGGGGGTTTGTTATTCCATTACTACATGTCAAATTTATGATCTTATGCATGATGTTGCAATGTCTGTAATGGAAAAGGAATGTGCCTTCGCAACCGAGGAACCAAGCATGCTTAAATCTGTTGTCGTGACCAAGGAACGAAGTCAGAGTGAATGGCTTCCAAACACTGCTCGGAAATTATTTCTGTCATGCCAGAAACCCGAAAGAAAATTGAATAGATCTCTGAAGAACAGCTCTGCAACTATTCAAACACTTATGTGTGATATCCCTCTGAGTAGTTCATTGCAGCATCAATCGAAATACAGCTCTTTACAAGCATTACAGCTCCGTTTACATATACCATCATTTCCTCTGAATCCAAACCATCTACATGTCTTGAGATACTTAGATCTCTCAAGAAGTTCTATCAGAGCAGTTCCTGAAGATATGAGTACTCTATACAACCTGCAAACGCTGAACCTCTCTGGCTGCAAATTGCTTGGTGGACTTCCAAGACAAATGAAGTATATGACTGCCCTTCGACACGTTTACACACAATGTTGTCCAGCGCTGAAGAGCATGCCTCAAGACCTCAGAAAACTCACATCCCTACAGACGCTTACATGTTTTGTAGCAGGTAGTGGCTCTGATTGCAGTAAGGTTGGAGAGCTCGGGCATTTAAATCTTGGTGGTCAACTAGAGCTAAGTTCTCTAGAGAACGTCACCGAAAAAGATGCAGCAGCGGCAAACCTCATGGAGAAGAAGGAAATAAGAGAGTTAACATTAAAGTGGACCAGACGTCTTTATTATACATCGAGTAATGTGAATGATGCAAGAGTGCTGGAGAAACTAAAACCTCATGAAGGGTTATATGCTATAAGAATACACTCATATGGAGCAACCACGTTTCCAATGACGTTGGCTAGGTTGCCAAACATTGGTGAGATCCATCTTTTCAACTGTTCACGATTGAAATGGTTGTTCAACCGTCACAATGATACATCCTTTGCATTCCCAAATCTGAAGGAGCTTACACTAGAAGATCTTGACAGTTTGGAGAGATGGTGGGACACAGATGATGATACGATGCAAGGAGACGAGATAATGTTTCCTCTGCTTGAGAAGTTGTATATTACTGGTTGCGGAAAGTTGAAAAAACTGCCAGGACGTCCAACCTTCCCTAACCTTCAGAATGCAAGTCTTCATAGATGTCAAGAGTTAACAACTACAGCTAAATCACCAAAGCTCAGTGCGTTAAACATGGAAGGACGTGAGGGCCAGTTGTTGCTGTGGGTAGCTAGACATAAGACTTCATTGACCAATCTGGAACTGAGTAACATTGAAGGCGGTGGCACGGATGAGCAACATTTGATGGAAAAAACCATGGCTGAGCATACTCTAAGGGAAGTGCTGGACGGAAAGGAAAAATGGAATTATCTTGATTTTCCTCTAGCAGTATTGGTGTTAAAATACTTTAACTCAGATGTGATAGAGCTGTGTGCATGTTTTGTACACCTTCAAGATTTGTCAATTTATTGGTGCTTTGCGCTCGTATACTGGCCAGAGAAAGAGTTTGAAGGATTGGTATCCTTGAGGAGGCTTCGGATTGATCGCTGCAGTGAACTGACTGGATATAGACAAGCTCCTGCTGAGTCATCAACATCGTCACAAACGAAACAGCTCCTGCCAGGTCTAGAGTCTCTGACGATATGGTGCTGTGGCAGCTTGGTTGAGGTCTTCAGCATCCCTCCATCTCTCAGGAGAATGAAAATTTCGGGGTGCAGTAAGCTTAAGTCTAACTTCGGCAGGAGGGTGCAGCAGGCACACTCAGCATTGTCGATTCATCATGGGTCATCTAATATACAGGAAGTTTCATCCTTATCATCGCCTGAAGCCTGGGTGGAGCACTTAGAAGAATTAAAATTAGATATGTGTGATGGCTTAACAGGGGTTCTCCATCTTTCCCCGTCCCTCAAGGAAATAGACATAAGGCGCTGTGATGGGTTGACATCTCTGGAATCTTGCTCGGGAGAGCTCCCATTGTTGGAGCTCCTTAAACTTCGTGACTGCAATACCCTATCATCCCTACCGGATGGGCCGCAAGCATACTCATCTCTCCAACGCCTTACCATTACAGAATGTCTTGGTATGAAGACGCTCCCTACAAGCCTGCAGCAACGGCTGGGCAGCATGCAGGAGGAAGACATAGATGCCCATCATTATGGAA TTGATGCTGATGT GCCTATCCCAAACCTGTTGAAACCGAAGACATGGAAGTATGCCATCTCTAGATATTAG
- the LOC124684297 gene encoding NEP1-interacting protein 1-like has protein sequence MDPSGAFSRSSSNVSLASLVRSGSGGSGRGRGGAVGSRRMMQRVLRGVITFIFAIAGLFLGAVTGGLIGLATESGLFRGTGIGAITGALVSIEVVDSSIRLWRSRRSGIWSILYVLNVIYSLITGRLVREKVDPAVQRVVRSQMNAVDSSQFREAPDLFEIEGTNGMPRASIDKLPENRITEEYNRNAVGDLSGCSVCLQDFQIGEKVRSLPDCWHVFHVPCIDGWLIKHGSCPLCRRKL, from the exons ATGGATCCGTCGGGGGCGTTCTCCCGGAGCTCGAGCAATGTGTCGTTGGCGTCGCTGGtcaggagcggcagcggcgggagcGGGCGCGGCAGGGGCGGCGCCGTGGGGAGCAGGCGGATGATGCAGCGGGTGCTCCGCGGCGTCATCACCTTCATCTTTGCCATAG CCGGGCTGTTCCTGGGAGCCGTCACCGGCGGTCTGATCGGCCTCGCCACCGAGAGCGGCCTGTTCCGCGGCACGGGCATTGGCGCCATCACCGGCGCGCTGGTGTCCATCGAGGTCGTCGACTCCTCCATCCGCCTATGGCGCTCCCGCCGGTCCGGGATCTGGAGCATCCTCTACGTG CTTAATGTGATCTACAGCCTCATCACGGGCAGGCTTGTCCGTGAGAAGGTTGATCCGGCGGTGCAGCGGGTGGTTCGCAGCCAG ATGAATGCCGTGGACTCATCGCAGTTCAGGGAGGCCCCTGACCTTTTCGAGATCGAGGGCACCAACGGCATGCCGAGGGCGTCGATTGATAAGCTGCCCGAGAACAGGATCACCGAGGAGTACAACCGCAACGCCGTCGGTGATCTTTCAGGATGCTCTGTCTGCCTCCAG GATTTCCAGATTGGGGAGAAGGTGCGGAGCTTGCCCGATTGCTGGCACGTGTTCCACGTGCCGTGCATCGACGGCTGGCTGATCAAACACGGGTCGTGCCCGCTGTGCAGGAGGAAGCTCtag